A section of the Amblyomma americanum isolate KBUSLIRL-KWMA chromosome 2, ASM5285725v1, whole genome shotgun sequence genome encodes:
- the LOC144119774 gene encoding uncharacterized protein LOC144119774: MIAVLCLFALLGNALAVYVPTYGVPVAGYPTVRTVSTLHTAPVAAAVTAVHRVEQVNPVVHNVATPFGYRTTGVSYSHRVDAHPVRVPYVYGLSPYGLNYGYGLNALGYTTFLKKW; this comes from the exons ATGATTGCC GTACTGTGCCTCTTTGCTCTGCTGGGCAACGCTCTCGCCGTGTACGTTCCCACGTACGGCGTTCCTGTGGCCGGCTACCCCACCGTGCGCACTGTCTCGACGTTGCACACCGCCCCCGTAGCCGCCGCCGTCACTGCCGTCCACCGCGTGGAGCAGGTGAATCCTGTCGTGCACAACGTGGCTACCCCGTTCGGCTACCGCACCACGGGCGTCAGCTACAGCCACCGGGTGGACGCCCACCCTGTCCGGGTCCCCTACGTGTACGGCCTCAGCCCGTACGGCCTCAACTATGGTTACGGACTGAACGCCCTCGGCTACACCACCTTCTTGAAGAAGTGGTAA
- the LOC144119776 gene encoding uncharacterized protein LOC144119776: MLKYPPERPLTPTFLKVLCLFALLGNALAVYVPTYGVPVAGYPTVHTVSTVHATPVATAVHHVVPVKPTVHNVATPFGYRTTGVSYSHRVDAHPVRVPYVYGLSPYGLNYGYGLNALGYTTFLKKCDQFRV; encoded by the exons ATGCTCAAGTACCCACCAGAGCGGCCGTTAACGCCAACGTTCCTGAAA GTCCTGTGCCTGTTCGCTCTGCTGGGCAACGCCCTCGCCGTGTACGTTCCCACGTACGGCGTTCCGGTGGCCGGCTACCCCACCGTGCACACTGTCTCGACGGTGCATGCCACCCCTGTCGCCACCGCTGTCCACCACGTGGTGCCTGTGAAGCCCACCGTGCACAACGTGGCCACCCCGTTCGGCTACCGCACCACGGGCGTCAGCTACAGCCACCGGGTGGACGCCCACCCTGTGCGCGTCCCCTACGTGTACGGCCTCAGCCCGTATGGCCTCAACTATGGTTACGGACTGAACGCCCTCGGCTACACCACCTTCCTGAAGAAGTG TGATCAGTTCCGGGTCTGA